From one Burkholderia latens genomic stretch:
- a CDS encoding S53 family peptidase — protein sequence MNQVAHKKQKHIRIVKLALAAAAVASFGMATAHAAPAAGWTETRTKGFLPLVQQAESGSTAGTPAASTAAAAAAATEMASGESVDIVLGLNLRNEAQLDQYLRDLHTPGSSHYRQFLTSAQFAAQYAPTDQQVASVVAHLRKAGFVNIVVAPNRLLVSASGTAATVKSAFRTTLKRFTHNGRSVYANSDAAQVPNAIGGIVGAVLGLQNVELVHTGAGGTPQGNTSNLTIPAGASAVPHNPTEFSSIYGGDGTPNASQTTVGIISEGDLSQTVSDLNTFAASNGLGTISSSVVQTGPSGSSYTDTSGTVEWNLDSQSIVGAAGGSVKQVVFYVAPSMTLTAITAAYNRAVSDNVAKVINVSLGVCESSAYSTGSQATDDTIFKQAVAQGQTFSVSAGDHGAYECASGKPSRSTYTVSEPATSPYVIAVGGTTLFTNTSTNAYNSEVVWNDPSWQSGTVWATGGGYSKYEAAPSWQSSALTGSTKRALPDVGFDADLRTGAILVVNGKTSDTLWGAGYLNNEGGTSLAAPIFTGIWARLQSANNNALGFPASSIYKYFPANATLVHDVTSGNNGSGGYGYNAKAGWDATTGFGSVNISKLNTFIQSTSDFAR from the coding sequence ATGAATCAGGTTGCTCACAAGAAACAAAAGCACATTCGCATCGTCAAGCTCGCGCTCGCCGCCGCAGCTGTCGCATCGTTCGGCATGGCGACGGCCCATGCCGCACCGGCCGCCGGCTGGACCGAAACGCGCACCAAGGGATTCCTGCCGCTCGTCCAGCAAGCCGAAAGCGGCAGTACCGCCGGGACGCCGGCGGCCAGCACCGCTGCTGCGGCCGCTGCCGCGACCGAGATGGCGTCCGGCGAATCGGTCGACATCGTGCTCGGGCTGAACCTGCGCAACGAGGCACAGCTTGACCAGTACCTGCGCGATCTGCACACGCCCGGATCGTCGCACTACAGGCAGTTCCTCACGTCGGCCCAGTTTGCCGCGCAGTACGCACCGACCGATCAACAAGTCGCGTCCGTCGTCGCGCACTTGCGCAAGGCCGGCTTCGTCAACATCGTGGTCGCGCCGAACCGCCTGCTCGTGTCCGCGTCGGGCACCGCGGCAACGGTCAAGTCGGCGTTCCGCACGACGCTCAAGCGCTTCACGCACAACGGCCGGAGCGTATACGCGAACAGCGATGCCGCACAGGTGCCGAACGCGATCGGCGGCATCGTCGGCGCCGTGTTGGGCCTGCAGAACGTCGAGCTCGTGCATACCGGCGCCGGCGGCACGCCGCAAGGCAACACCAGCAACCTGACCATTCCCGCGGGCGCCTCCGCGGTTCCGCACAATCCGACCGAGTTCTCGTCGATCTATGGTGGCGACGGCACGCCGAACGCATCGCAAACCACCGTCGGCATCATCTCCGAAGGCGACCTGTCTCAAACGGTCAGCGACCTGAACACGTTCGCCGCGAGCAACGGTCTCGGCACGATCAGCAGCAGCGTCGTGCAGACCGGCCCGTCGGGCAGTTCGTACACCGATACATCCGGCACCGTCGAATGGAACCTCGACAGTCAGTCGATCGTCGGCGCGGCCGGCGGCAGCGTGAAGCAGGTCGTGTTCTATGTAGCGCCGTCGATGACGCTCACCGCGATCACCGCCGCATACAATCGGGCGGTGAGCGACAACGTCGCGAAGGTCATCAACGTGTCGCTTGGTGTGTGCGAATCGTCCGCATACAGCACGGGCTCGCAGGCGACAGACGACACCATTTTCAAGCAAGCAGTCGCACAGGGGCAGACCTTTTCCGTGTCCGCCGGCGATCACGGCGCGTACGAATGCGCGAGCGGCAAGCCGTCGCGTTCGACCTACACCGTCAGCGAACCGGCGACATCGCCGTACGTGATCGCGGTGGGCGGCACGACGCTGTTCACCAATACGTCGACCAACGCGTACAACAGCGAAGTCGTGTGGAACGATCCGAGCTGGCAGTCGGGCACCGTGTGGGCGACGGGTGGCGGTTACAGCAAGTACGAGGCCGCGCCATCGTGGCAATCGTCGGCGCTCACCGGTTCGACGAAGCGCGCACTGCCGGACGTCGGCTTCGACGCCGACCTGCGCACCGGCGCGATCCTCGTGGTGAACGGCAAGACGTCCGACACGCTGTGGGGTGCGGGTTACCTGAACAATGAGGGCGGCACGAGCCTCGCCGCGCCGATCTTCACCGGCATCTGGGCGCGGCTGCAATCGGCGAACAACAATGCGCTCGGGTTCCCCGCGTCGAGCATCTACAAGTACTTCCCGGCCAACGCGACGCTGGTGCACGACGTGACGTCCGGCAACAACGGCAGCGGCGGCTACGGCTATAACGCGAAGGCGGGCTGGGACGCGACGACGGGCTTCGGCAGCGTGAACATCTCGAAGCTGAACACGTTCATCCAGAGCACGTCGGATTTCGCGCGCTGA
- a CDS encoding efflux transporter outer membrane subunit has protein sequence MKPLSSPRHPVLALCAAACVLAGCTVGPAYRGAPAAPDAPVFVRAPATGIDTAAPAPSAWWHALNDRQLDDLIAAALARNPDLHAAQARLRASRAQLVQQRAAQLPKSSATVAAIRTREPDVSALGTLLPSGNSSQPGSASPSSGGTGPLQLFSAGFDATWEIDLFGGTRRAVEAASAQAEAVDADLADTQVSIAAEVATAYIDLRDRQQRLALSRRTAELQQRMLELTQQRRARGVAADADIERLTTQVENTRASLIPLDAQVTESLDRLAILTGRPPGALDAALSASGAPLPTLPHSVPVGDPAALLKQRPDIRAAERRLASSNAQIGEHIADYFPKVTLLGDLGFSASDPGHLFRKQNFTWVGAPYLQWNILDFGRTRGAVRAAEASRDEAEANYRKTVLGALQDANTALQRYGHQREHVVALANVQTSATHSATLIDQRYRAGVASMIDLLDTQREALAAQQNVIAGQAELLKDYVSLQKSLGLGWQTHAG, from the coding sequence ATGAAGCCCCTCTCCTCGCCTCGCCATCCTGTGCTTGCGCTGTGCGCAGCCGCATGCGTGCTCGCCGGCTGTACCGTCGGCCCCGCCTACCGCGGCGCGCCTGCGGCACCCGACGCACCGGTCTTCGTACGGGCGCCGGCAACGGGCATCGATACCGCCGCCCCCGCACCGAGCGCATGGTGGCATGCGCTCAACGATCGCCAGCTCGACGACCTGATCGCCGCCGCGCTCGCGCGCAACCCCGATCTGCATGCGGCGCAGGCACGGCTGCGCGCCTCGCGTGCGCAGCTGGTGCAACAGCGTGCGGCGCAGCTGCCGAAATCATCGGCGACCGTCGCCGCGATCCGCACGCGCGAGCCCGACGTCAGCGCGCTCGGCACGTTGTTGCCGTCCGGCAATTCGAGCCAGCCGGGCAGTGCGTCACCGTCGTCAGGCGGTACCGGTCCGCTGCAGCTCTTTTCGGCCGGCTTCGACGCAACATGGGAAATCGACCTGTTCGGCGGCACGCGCCGCGCGGTGGAAGCGGCGTCCGCGCAAGCCGAAGCCGTCGACGCCGACCTCGCCGACACGCAGGTATCGATCGCGGCCGAAGTCGCGACCGCGTACATCGATCTGCGCGACCGGCAGCAGCGGCTCGCGCTGTCGCGGCGCACGGCCGAGCTGCAACAGCGGATGCTCGAACTCACGCAGCAGCGCCGTGCACGCGGTGTCGCGGCCGATGCGGACATCGAACGCTTGACCACGCAAGTCGAGAACACGCGTGCGTCGTTGATCCCGCTCGATGCGCAGGTGACCGAGTCGCTCGACCGGCTCGCGATCCTGACCGGGCGGCCACCCGGTGCGCTCGACGCGGCGCTGTCGGCATCGGGCGCGCCGCTGCCGACGCTGCCCCATAGCGTGCCGGTCGGCGATCCGGCCGCGCTGCTAAAGCAACGTCCCGACATTCGCGCAGCCGAGCGCCGGCTCGCATCGAGCAACGCGCAGATCGGCGAGCACATCGCCGACTATTTCCCGAAGGTCACGCTGCTCGGCGATCTCGGCTTCAGCGCGAGCGACCCCGGCCACCTGTTCCGCAAGCAGAACTTCACGTGGGTCGGCGCGCCGTATCTGCAATGGAACATCCTCGACTTCGGCCGCACGCGCGGTGCGGTGCGCGCAGCCGAGGCGTCGCGTGACGAAGCGGAAGCGAACTACCGAAAGACCGTGCTCGGTGCGTTGCAGGACGCGAACACCGCACTCCAACGCTATGGGCACCAGCGCGAACACGTCGTCGCACTCGCCAACGTGCAGACGTCGGCCACGCATTCGGCCACCCTGATCGACCAGCGTTATCGTGCCGGTGTCGCGTCGATGATCGATCTGCTCGATACGCAGCGCGAAGCGCTGGCCGCGCAGCAGAACGTGATCGCGGGCCAGGCGGAATTGCTCAAGGACTACGTATCGCTGCAGAAGAGCCTCGGGCTCGGGTGGCAAACGCACGCGGGATGA